In Stigmatella aurantiaca, one DNA window encodes the following:
- a CDS encoding DUF3649 domain-containing protein — protein MISVNRSVGAAMEVALRVVAAALGGFALAYTATAFLSVWLPLARTDRVMFASLASFAVYTGAILYAFAARTAWRACWVLFGLSGLLALGAFLPGGLGARP, from the coding sequence ATGATCTCCGTGAACAGGTCCGTGGGCGCCGCGATGGAGGTAGCCCTGCGCGTCGTGGCGGCGGCGCTGGGCGGCTTCGCCCTGGCGTACACCGCCACCGCCTTCCTCAGCGTCTGGCTGCCGCTGGCCCGCACCGACCGGGTGATGTTCGCCAGCCTCGCCTCGTTCGCCGTCTATACCGGGGCCATCCTCTATGCCTTCGCCGCCCGCACGGCCTGGCGGGCCTGCTGGGTCCTGTTCGGGCTGAGCGGCCTGCTGGCGCTGGGGGCCTTCCTGCCCGGCGGCCTGGGAGCCCGGCCATGA